The following proteins are encoded in a genomic region of Alnus glutinosa chromosome 8, dhAlnGlut1.1, whole genome shotgun sequence:
- the LOC133874523 gene encoding protein CANDIDATE G-PROTEIN COUPLED RECEPTOR 2-like, whose product MPTNLQINTDSPLSLLPLPSLPAKTDGHDRGLHSSDCHAVWHDAALVVFSVGFVVYLALHAKKNVKKLCNRRSYIVISYYALLWVATLLNLTWSSLQAWQCSPGKEAAWNVLSLFTTSGMLCLEISLLAFLLQEDYTNGLDSLAHNFVVSGIVVGVDMLLKVIYVFGFGVPLFIDGVGSTNKVKWGLWIIHQLLLTGVYGFILFVHFSKWRDKLPPRPTFYNYIVIMFVVNAAALFACGLAGIGTGFGIWLYNLTVICYHSFYLPFLYITFLADFFQEDDFLLENAYYSEMKDAGFFDADWD is encoded by the exons ATGCCCACGAATCTCCAAATCAACACCGactctcccctctctctcctGCCACTCCCGAGCCTTCCCGCCAAAACGGACGGCCATGATCGGGGTCTACACAGCTCCGATTGCCACGCGGTGTGGCACGACGCCGCTCTGGTAGTCTTCTCGGTGGGCTTCGTGGTGTACCTGGCGCTCCACGCGAAGAAGAACGTGAAGAAGCTCTGCAATCGACGCTCCTACATCGTGATTTCCTACTACGCCCTACTCTGGGTCGCTACCCTTCTCAACCTCACTTGGTCCTCTCTCCAG GCATGGCAATGCTCTCCTGGGAAGGAGGCAGCGTGGAATGTCCTGTCATTGTTCACAACATCCGGGATGCTTTGTTTGGAGATTAGCTTGTTGGCTTTCTTACTCCAGGAAGATTACACTAATGGGTTGGATTCTTTGGCGCATAATTTCGTTGTCTCGGGGATTGTTGTTGGTGTGGATATGCTTCTTAAG GTAATTTATGTATTTGGGTTTGGGGTCCCACTGTTCATCGATGGTGTTGGAAGTACAAATAAGGTAAAGTGGGGTTTGTGGATCATCCACCAACTATTGCTTACTGGAGTCTATGGCTTCATATTGTTTGTGCATTTCTCAAAATGGAGAGACAAGCTACCTC CCAGACCAACATTCTACAACTACATCGTGATAATGTTTGTGGTTAATGCAGCAGCATTATTTGCCTGTGGGCTTGCTGGGATCGGGACTGGCTTTGGGATTTG GTTGTACAATCTCACAGTTATCTGCTATCACTCCTTTTATCTACCTTTTCTGTATATAACTTTTCTAGCTGATTTTTTCCAG GAGGAcgattttcttttggaaaatgCATATTACTCCGAGATGAAAGATGCTGGGTTCTTTGATGCTGATTGGGATTAA
- the LOC133876077 gene encoding VQ motif-containing protein 31-like, protein MEKPGSHGTANCKPLTTFVQTDTNNFREVVQRLTGLSEGNAAQERATMKVVGIKRATPKLHERRQYSRPRLEIVKPPVQFKPSTSTDLHHSFSPTTSGNSSFLPSPVTPSTIFSKLCILEEEKKEESTIPELNSQEEEKAIKERRFYLHPSPRSRPGYTEPELLTLFPLTSPKTSEKL, encoded by the coding sequence ATGGAGAAGCCAGGGAGCCATGGCACAGCCAATTGTAAACCCTTAACCACGTTTGTACAAACAGATACAAATAATTTCCGAGAGGTCGTTCAACGACTAACCGGCCTATCAGAAGGTAATGCAGCACAAGAAAGGGCAACAATGAAGGTTGTGGGTATAAAAAGAGCAACACCAAAACTCCATGAGAGAAGGCAATACTCTAGGCCTAGACTTGAGATAGTTAAACCCCCTGTCCAATTTAAACCTAGCACATCAACCGACCTCCACCACAGCTTCTCCCCCACCACATCAGGAAACTCTAGTTTTCTCCCAAGCCCTGTGACTCCTTCTACAATTTTCTCGAAGCTGTGCATCctggaagaggagaagaaagaagaatcgACAATACCTGAATTGAATAgtcaagaagaagagaaagccATCAAAGAGAGGAGATTTTATTTGCATCCATCACCTCGATCCAGACCAGGATACACTGAGCCGGAGTTGCTTACCTTGTTCCCTCTAACATCTCCAAAAACAAGTGAGAAACTATGA